From the Marivivens sp. LCG002 genome, the window AACCATCTCGGCAACCGCGACGTGACGCGAAGCGGGTTCGTCGAAGGTCGAAGATACTACTTCGCCCCTCACCGAACGCTGCATGTCGGTGACTTCTTCGGGTCGTTCGTCGATCAACAGGACAATCAGATAGCACTCTGGGTGGTTCTGCTCGATCGAATGCGCAATATTCTGAAGAAGAACGGTTTTACCGGTGCGAGGCGGTGCAACGATCAATGAACGTTGACCCTTACCAATTGGGGCAACGAGGTCGATGATCCGCGCAGAACGGTCCTTGATGGTCGGATCGTCTTCGATCTCCATCTTGAGGCGTTCATCGGGATAAAGCGGAGTCAGGTTATCAAATGCAACCTTGTGGCGCGCCTTCTCGGGATCTTCAAAGTTGATCTGTTCAACGCTTACCAGCGCGAAATAACGCTCGTTATCGCCAGGTTCCTGGATCACACCGGAAACGGTATCACCTGTGCGAAGCGAAAAATGTCGGATCATATCCGGCGAGACGTAAATATCGTCAGGACCGGGAAGATAATTTGCCTCTGGGGAACGGAGGAATCCAAAACCGTCCTGAAGAACCTCGAGTACACCATCACCACCGATGACCCACTCGTCTTCGGCGCGCTCCTTGAGAATGGCGAACATCATATCGCCCTTGCGCATGGTGGACGCGTTTTCGATCTCGAGCTCTTCAGCCATCGAAAGAAGATCTTTCGGGCTCTTAGCTTTAAGGTCGGCGAGATTCAGACGGTATTTGGACACGGCAAAGTCCTTTCGCAACTCGAAGAGTTGTAGATCAGCGGTAAAAACAGTGAAGCAACCTCACCGGACGGGAGGGTCCAATTCGCATAAGCGGATTACTTAGATGAGTCAACGAAAGCTTCTCAGAACTTAACCACAACCGCGAAAACAATCAGTAGCATCAAGATTGTTGGAACTTCGTTCGCCATACGAAAAGTCTTACCAGAGCGAGTGTTGCCACCTTTGGCAAACTCTTTACGGCGCTTGGAGAGCCATCCATGCATGGCGCTCATTGCAATGACAGCGGCCGCTTTGACCCAAGACCAAGGAAGCGTCCAATCGACCACGCCCGGTGTGAATACGAGCATCAATCCGAAGACCCAAGTTGCAATCATAGCAGGGTTCATAATCAGACGAAGAAGCTTGTATTCCATCACCTTGAAGGTTTCGTCGAGCTCAGAGCCGATTTTGGCTTTCTCGGCATGATAGACGAAAAGCCGTGGTAGGTAGAACATCCCTGCCATCCATGAGATCACCGAAACAATGTGAAGCGACTTTACGTATGGATACACGGCAATCAGGAAGTCAGTCATTCTTAGGCCCTCTTTTCTTCTTACCTTTATAAAGAAAGATAAAAGAAAGATGTAGTAGTTGATTTACTGTGGATAACCCTTGTTCAAAGATTCCTCCCACTTGTTATGCACAGGCCATGAGACATAGCGCCTGCTGAACGCATCTATTAAAATTATTTATTTTCAAGTGTTTGACGAGAGACGAACAGAGTATTTTTCACAACTTAACGTCTTGACTCTCTTGGACACCAAAGTTGTTCACAAAGGTCAGTTATCCTCATCCACCGTGGATATTCATGGGACCGACAGGGCATTCTTTCGGTAAGAATTGCGCCCTGAGCGGGACGAGACTAAAACCGGTCAAGCATGCACAAACCCCTCACAGTCTGTCCTAGGTTTTATCCACATGAATATCCCTCTGATCCTCGCCTCTGGTTCTGAAATCAGGAGCACCTTGCTTAGAAACGCAGGTATCGATCACTTGGTGGAGAAAGCGCGTGTGGATGAGGAAACGGTCAAGGCGTCCCTTGTTTCAGACGGTGCGACAACTCGAGACGTGGCAGATGCGTTGGCGGAGATGAAAGCTCTCAAGGTCGCCAACAGGAATCTCGAAGCTATGGTGCTCGGGTGTGATCAGGTTCTTGATTTCAAAGGTGATGTCCTTTCGAAACCAACGACCAAAGATCAAGCGCTCGTTCAGCTAAAGGCCATGAGAGGAAAAGAGCACAAGCTTCTTTCAGCTGCAGTCATATACGATAAGGGTGAACCAGTTTGGCGGCACGTCGGTGTTGCTCGGCTGACTATGGATATGTCCTCTGACGCCTATCTCGGGGACTATGTAGAGCGGAACTGGGAAAGCATTCGCCATTCGGTCGGGGGATACAAACTCGAGGAAGAAGGCCTTCGTTTATTCACTGCGATTGAAGGTGATTATTTCACAATTCTGGGTTTGCCGATGATAGAGCTCATCGGGTATCTCAAGGTAAGAGGGGTATTGCACAGATGAGTGAAACAAAAATTCCATTGGCAGGTGTGAT encodes:
- the rho gene encoding transcription termination factor Rho, which gives rise to MSKYRLNLADLKAKSPKDLLSMAEELEIENASTMRKGDMMFAILKERAEDEWVIGGDGVLEVLQDGFGFLRSPEANYLPGPDDIYVSPDMIRHFSLRTGDTVSGVIQEPGDNERYFALVSVEQINFEDPEKARHKVAFDNLTPLYPDERLKMEIEDDPTIKDRSARIIDLVAPIGKGQRSLIVAPPRTGKTVLLQNIAHSIEQNHPECYLIVLLIDERPEEVTDMQRSVRGEVVSSTFDEPASRHVAVAEMVIEKAKRLVEHKRDVVILLDSITRLGRAYNTTVPSSGKVLTGGVDANALQRPKRFFGAARNIEEGGSLTIIATALIDTGSRMDEVIFEEFKGTGNSEIVLDRKVADKRVFPAMDILKSGTRKEDLLVDKVDLQKTYVLRRILNPMGTTDAIEFLISKLKQTKTNSDFFDSMNT
- the hemJ gene encoding protoporphyrinogen oxidase HemJ, with the translated sequence MTDFLIAVYPYVKSLHIVSVISWMAGMFYLPRLFVYHAEKAKIGSELDETFKVMEYKLLRLIMNPAMIATWVFGLMLVFTPGVVDWTLPWSWVKAAAVIAMSAMHGWLSKRRKEFAKGGNTRSGKTFRMANEVPTILMLLIVFAVVVKF
- a CDS encoding Maf family protein; translated protein: MNIPLILASGSEIRSTLLRNAGIDHLVEKARVDEETVKASLVSDGATTRDVADALAEMKALKVANRNLEAMVLGCDQVLDFKGDVLSKPTTKDQALVQLKAMRGKEHKLLSAAVIYDKGEPVWRHVGVARLTMDMSSDAYLGDYVERNWESIRHSVGGYKLEEEGLRLFTAIEGDYFTILGLPMIELIGYLKVRGVLHR